The proteins below are encoded in one region of Myxococcales bacterium:
- a CDS encoding DUF4230 domain-containing protein, translated as MNHPTAVLQLEAGDIEVDGETITLSLPGGREISVNKDDPDAAQKLAAAIRQALEELTRLLQQAIADGKSSSEINALVQEYTKFFENLLHSLWDFDLQEALGDDFLCALQPLLLEIFPPNPPEGSAYFDFFGVHGDEDSSRPSTRNSIHIIRNKIVVLAVNVQRGFVTCPE; from the coding sequence TTGAACCATCCGACCGCTGTGCTGCAACTCGAAGCTGGAGACATTGAAGTCGACGGAGAAACGATCACACTATCTTTGCCAGGCGGAAGAGAAATCTCTGTAAACAAAGATGACCCCGATGCTGCTCAAAAACTTGCGGCCGCCATTCGCCAGGCACTCGAAGAACTCACTCGACTCCTACAGCAAGCTATAGCCGATGGAAAATCAAGTTCAGAAATTAACGCCTTGGTTCAGGAATATACAAAATTTTTTGAAAACCTGCTTCACAGCCTTTGGGACTTCGACCTGCAGGAAGCGCTTGGCGACGATTTTTTGTGCGCTTTACAACCTCTGTTGTTAGAAATTTTTCCGCCAAACCCTCCTGAGGGAAGCGCCTATTTTGATTTCTTCGGCGTGCACGGCGATGAGGACAGCTCTCGCCCTAGTACGAGAAACAGCATTCATATAATTCGCAATAAAATCGTTGTACTAGCCGTTAATGTACAACGAGGATTCGTCACATGCCCTGAATGA
- a CDS encoding L,D-transpeptidase, translating into MSRFSVRSLRFAAAMALLLFACGKTEHDQPPHGPTDAQKLQLFLNEHFPLHGLVTGVQLSIRDKPDPEAQTIGWLRIGTRIRLGKDKKGSATCQSGWHPLYPQGWVCLGEGVSVSNTPPSSDIASNPPAKDAALPYRYYMVKDLGVPEYHRLPSRNEQRAALAYSKHYLELLGKDEKRAQRFLDGELKNEIERPSVVRRLLRHGFFLAAAGIETRAKRNFIRTVSGRYIKEAHLAERSGSDFHGEWINDENRLPIAWAIRGASPLKKHESKDGSIKLIKDESHDGIARLSKLDWKGLKNINGKVYHELGDELYLRNWYAAVAKKVKPPKGVKDSDTWIHIALNQQTLVLYHGKKPIYATLISTGVTDFETPTGEFHVRDKRVADTMANIGADLDNSYSIEDVPWTQYIKGSVAIHGAFWHNRFGLRNSHGCINLAPKDAHVVFNETKPELPEGWHGIHAPSIGEKGSLVWISD; encoded by the coding sequence ATGTCTCGCTTTTCTGTCCGATCACTTCGATTTGCCGCTGCAATGGCTCTTTTGCTGTTTGCTTGCGGCAAAACTGAGCACGACCAGCCGCCTCATGGCCCCACAGATGCACAAAAGCTTCAACTTTTTTTGAACGAACACTTTCCGCTTCACGGTCTTGTGACCGGTGTTCAATTGAGCATACGCGATAAACCCGATCCGGAAGCACAAACCATCGGATGGTTACGTATTGGCACACGGATTCGTCTGGGCAAGGATAAAAAAGGCAGCGCAACCTGCCAAAGCGGCTGGCATCCTCTTTATCCTCAGGGCTGGGTATGCCTAGGCGAAGGAGTCAGCGTCTCAAACACCCCGCCTTCGAGCGATATCGCATCAAATCCACCAGCCAAAGATGCCGCGCTTCCTTACCGCTATTACATGGTTAAAGATTTGGGTGTGCCTGAATACCACCGGCTTCCTTCACGCAACGAGCAACGCGCCGCCCTCGCTTACTCAAAACATTATCTTGAACTGCTTGGAAAAGATGAAAAACGCGCTCAACGTTTTTTGGATGGCGAACTTAAAAACGAAATCGAGCGGCCCTCGGTCGTCCGACGCCTGTTGCGTCATGGTTTTTTTCTGGCAGCAGCCGGCATCGAAACACGTGCAAAACGAAATTTCATTCGCACCGTCAGTGGCCGTTATATCAAAGAAGCTCACTTAGCCGAACGGTCTGGCTCAGACTTTCATGGCGAGTGGATAAACGACGAGAATCGCTTGCCGATTGCATGGGCCATCCGAGGCGCATCGCCTCTAAAGAAACACGAAAGCAAAGATGGAAGTATCAAGCTGATCAAAGATGAAAGCCATGACGGCATCGCACGTCTTTCCAAACTCGACTGGAAAGGTCTAAAAAACATCAACGGTAAAGTGTACCACGAGCTTGGAGACGAGCTTTATTTGCGAAACTGGTATGCTGCGGTCGCCAAAAAAGTGAAACCACCAAAAGGCGTCAAAGATTCCGATACATGGATCCATATCGCCCTAAATCAGCAAACGTTGGTGCTGTACCACGGGAAAAAACCAATTTACGCCACGCTAATTTCAACCGGCGTTACCGATTTTGAAACGCCCACAGGCGAGTTTCATGTGCGCGATAAACGCGTTGCAGACACCATGGCGAATATCGGAGCCGACCTCGACAACTCCTACAGCATTGAAGATGTTCCTTGGACGCAATATATTAAAGGCTCCGTGGCGATTCATGGCGCCTTCTGGCATAACCGTTTTGGTTTACGCAACTCACACGGCTGTATCAATCTCGCACCGAAGGATGCCCATGTTGTCTTTAACGAAACCAAGCCAGAACTTCCTGAAGGCTGGCACGGCATCCACGCCCCTAGCATCGGAGAAAAAGGTAGCTTAGTATGGATCAGCGACTGA
- a CDS encoding site-specific DNA-methyltransferase: MDIVEALGGLSGAVYLADNLEILSKIPDGSIDLVYIDPPFNTGRKQQREALVTRRDDAEGDRVGFGGKRYRTEKVSSGSYKDSFNDYAAFLKPRLQEAYRVLKPTGSLYLHLDYREAHYAKIWLDEIFSRACFINEIIWAYDYGGRPKNKWPSKHDTILFYAKDTERYFFDSEEVERIPYMAPGLVSKEKAARGKLPTDVWWHTIVSPTGKEKLGYPTQKPIGVLKRIVAASCPKEGVVLDFFAGSGSTGAAALSLRRRFILVDILPEAFKLMQRRFGDRQDLAYYPKQDA; this comes from the coding sequence GTGGATATTGTCGAAGCATTGGGCGGTCTATCGGGCGCAGTTTATCTTGCGGATAATCTTGAGATACTGAGCAAAATACCCGACGGGAGTATTGATTTAGTTTATATCGACCCGCCATTTAATACGGGACGTAAGCAACAACGTGAGGCGCTTGTCACGCGCCGGGACGATGCTGAAGGGGATCGTGTTGGCTTTGGCGGCAAGCGATACCGGACCGAGAAGGTCAGTTCAGGTTCATACAAAGATAGTTTCAATGACTATGCGGCATTTCTAAAACCTAGACTTCAAGAGGCCTATCGTGTGCTGAAGCCAACAGGCAGTCTTTATCTGCATCTTGATTATCGCGAAGCACACTACGCAAAAATTTGGCTTGATGAAATTTTTTCTCGTGCATGTTTCATTAACGAAATTATTTGGGCCTATGATTACGGTGGTCGACCAAAAAACAAGTGGCCTTCCAAGCACGATACAATACTTTTTTATGCCAAAGACACCGAGCGCTATTTCTTTGATAGTGAAGAAGTAGAGCGGATTCCTTACATGGCACCGGGGTTGGTTTCTAAAGAGAAGGCTGCTCGAGGTAAACTGCCGACGGACGTATGGTGGCATACGATCGTGAGTCCTACGGGCAAAGAGAAGTTAGGCTATCCGACGCAAAAGCCTATTGGTGTTCTCAAGCGGATTGTTGCGGCGAGTTGTCCGAAAGAGGGTGTGGTGTTGGATTTTTTTGCTGGCAGCGGCAGTACGGGCGCTGCTGCTTTGAGTTTGCGGCGACGGTTTATTCTCGTGGATATTTTACCGGAGGCTTTTAAATTAATGCAGCGTCGTTTTGGGGATCGTCAAGATCTTGCCTACTATCCAAAGCAAGACGCCTAG